GTACTTCTCGAATGATCCGTGTTTTTCCATGCGTCGTTTCATTATTCTCGCATTATCCACGGTGGCGGCAATCTTCTGGCGGTTGCGAACGATACCTGGATCACTGACCAATCGATCCAAATCCGCCAAGCCGTAGTCTGCTACTTTATCGATGTCAAATCTATCAAAGGCCCTTCTAAAATTTTGCCACTTATTCCGTATGACGGCCCAGCTGAATCCAGCCTGAAAAATCGCCTTTGTCATCTGTTCAAGATACTCGTTGTCTGTGGAAGGAGTTTTCCGCGACGGTATCTCGTACACAACAGGCATGGCTCTCTGGCTACGGTGAAACTCTTTCGTGATGCATTTTTGACCTGAATTGTTCATCCCAAACGTCAGGAGGGATAAATTCACATGTATTTGTTTAACTCATTTTCGAAATGTATTTTCAGTCTGGGAATTAACAATTCAGGTTGAAAAATATGGTAAATTGCCCGCAATGAAAACGGTTAAGTATCTCCCCCCCATGGCGGTTATTATCGCCGCCGTGCTGTGGAGTTTTGACGGTTTTCTAAGGCAGAAACTGCCTACGGCTCCCTTCGGTTCGTTTTCCGCTTTGATCTCCTTTTCCTTCATGGTCATACTGCTTGAACACGCCGTGGGCGGCGTTATCTTCCTGCCTATTCTCCTCCGAGGTTGGAGGCAGATCAAGGTGCTCCGTCAGCGCTCATGGATTTCCATCGCCTGGGTAGCTTCTTTCGGTGGAATCCTGGGTACGGTCTGCTATACGGCAGCCCTTTTTCATA
This portion of the Candidatus Neomarinimicrobiota bacterium genome encodes:
- a CDS encoding DNA-3-methyladenine glycosylase I: MNNSGQKCITKEFHRSQRAMPVVYEIPSRKTPSTDNEYLEQMTKAIFQAGFSWAVIRNKWQNFRRAFDRFDIDKVADYGLADLDRLVSDPGIVRNRQKIAATVDNARIMKRRMEKHGSFEKY